In one window of Campylobacter coli DNA:
- the ung gene encoding uracil-DNA glycosylase, which translates to MKEITINIDDIKINNDWKEFLKEEFSKSYFLEIKKHYIQALNNKAIIYPPSNLTFNAFNLTPLNELKIVLLGQDPYHQPNQAMGLSFSVPYGIKIPPSLLNIYKELKADLDIEPSKSGDLSSWAKQGVLLLNSILSVEAGKPASHSSWGWQEFSDAVISKLSLEKSGLIFMLWGNYAKSKKALIDTKKHFILEAAHPSPLARTGFLGCKHFSKANEILKNLGKKPINWQLA; encoded by the coding sequence ATGAAAGAAATTACTATAAACATTGACGATATTAAAATAAATAACGATTGGAAAGAATTTTTAAAAGAAGAATTTAGTAAAAGCTATTTTTTAGAAATCAAAAAACATTATATACAAGCTTTAAACAATAAAGCTATCATCTATCCTCCTTCAAATTTGACTTTTAATGCTTTTAATCTTACTCCTTTAAACGAGCTTAAAATTGTACTTTTAGGACAAGATCCTTACCATCAACCCAATCAAGCTATGGGACTTAGTTTTTCTGTGCCTTATGGGATCAAAATTCCGCCCAGTCTTTTAAATATTTATAAAGAATTAAAAGCAGATCTTGATATAGAACCCTCTAAAAGCGGGGATTTAAGTTCTTGGGCAAAGCAAGGGGTTTTACTTTTAAATTCCATTCTTAGTGTTGAAGCAGGAAAACCTGCAAGCCATAGTTCATGGGGTTGGCAAGAATTTAGCGATGCGGTGATATCAAAACTAAGTCTTGAAAAATCAGGACTTATTTTTATGCTTTGGGGAAATTATGCAAAATCCAAAAAAGCTTTAATCGATACAAAAAAACATTTTATTTTAGAAGCAGCACATCCTAGCCCACTAGCTAGAACAGGCTTTTTAGGTTGTAAACATTTTTCAAAAGCTAATGAAATTTTAAAAAATTTAGGAAAAAAACCTATAAATTGGCAGTTGGCTTAG
- a CDS encoding CsgG/HfaB family protein has protein sequence MKWIKILFLCLFLSLSLSAKVVTTTSTKSSTGEGTGLTREDAINNAIIEAIGKMNGVSINSLKKSNTSVSTDGSGSNIQDNYSEQISKATKGRADTYEINSVEQDQSGKFIANVTIYKTTTTKKYQAPGLSADNRRSITVFDSTPDPTKRGIGSALQQKIISDLLQSRKFNVLDRDSSGYYEMEKALIKSGDATSDEVYKLKNVLATDYILLFSISGLEGKQKTSNLTGKTKTEVEVVVDYRVLLFATRQIKFSNTLTMKVNLKDNSLSASESALDQIASRISGDILNAIYPLKVVSVENNEVVFSQTLNQGDTYECFALGKTVKDAYTKENTGRIETKTGAIEIVRTTPKLSYAKITEGSVKVGDICRPLNIGGSGNGYTIGRDANYKIEEGGGVNLGF, from the coding sequence ATGAAATGGATTAAAATTCTTTTTTTGTGTTTATTTTTAAGTCTAAGCCTTAGCGCTAAAGTAGTTACCACAACTTCTACTAAATCAAGTACAGGTGAAGGTACGGGTTTGACTAGAGAAGATGCAATAAATAATGCCATTATTGAAGCTATTGGAAAAATGAATGGAGTAAGCATTAATTCTCTTAAAAAATCTAATACTAGCGTTTCAACCGATGGCTCAGGATCAAATATACAGGATAACTATAGCGAACAAATTTCAAAAGCAACCAAAGGTAGAGCTGATACTTATGAAATCAACAGCGTGGAGCAAGATCAAAGCGGTAAATTTATAGCTAATGTGACTATTTATAAAACCACAACGACTAAAAAATACCAAGCTCCAGGTTTAAGTGCAGATAATAGAAGAAGCATTACTGTTTTTGATTCCACTCCAGATCCTACAAAAAGAGGCATTGGTTCAGCATTGCAACAAAAAATTATTTCTGATTTATTGCAAAGTCGAAAATTTAATGTTTTAGACCGTGATTCTAGTGGATACTATGAAATGGAAAAAGCTTTAATTAAAAGTGGTGATGCAACCAGTGATGAAGTTTACAAGCTTAAAAATGTGTTAGCAACAGATTATATTTTATTATTTTCTATTTCAGGGCTTGAAGGTAAACAAAAAACAAGCAATCTAACAGGAAAAACCAAAACAGAAGTCGAAGTCGTGGTTGATTATCGCGTGCTTTTATTTGCAACAAGACAGATTAAATTTTCTAATACTTTAACTATGAAAGTAAATCTTAAAGATAATAGTTTAAGTGCTAGCGAATCTGCTCTTGATCAGATAGCAAGTCGTATTTCAGGGGATATTTTAAACGCTATTTATCCTTTAAAAGTGGTCAGTGTTGAAAATAATGAAGTTGTATTTTCTCAAACTTTAAATCAAGGTGATACTTATGAGTGTTTTGCACTTGGAAAAACTGTGAAAGATGCTTATACAAAAGAAAATACTGGAAGAATTGAAACTAAAACAGGAGCTATTGAAATAGTACGTACCACTCCAAAACTTTCTTATGCAAAAATTACAGAAGGAAGTGTAAAAGTAGGAGATATTTGTAGGCCTTTGAATATTGGTGGTAGTGGAAATGGCTATACCATAGGCCGTGATGCAAATTATAAAATTGAAGAAGGTGGCGGGGTTAATCTTGGCTTTTAA
- a CDS encoding DUF2892 domain-containing protein, translating to MGKLERTIRIILAMVIFSIGVYYASWWALIGFIPLLTGIFGVCPIRVWTGKQACPLGVCPISKKKD from the coding sequence ATGGGTAAATTAGAAAGAACAATAAGAATAATCCTAGCAATGGTTATCTTTAGTATAGGGGTTTATTATGCGTCTTGGTGGGCTTTGATAGGATTTATTCCTTTGCTTACAGGTATTTTTGGCGTATGTCCTATAAGGGTTTGGACAGGAAAGCAAGCTTGTCCTTTGGGAGTTTGTCCTATCTCTAAAAAGAAAGATTAA
- a CDS encoding Crp/Fnr family transcriptional regulator, which yields MDKEKILKEYFKNYNLENKDFEAMVEKSYFKEFDKNTILDDCLGFVIVLKGGFRAFILGQNAKEITVFKLKQNEECVICSHCIFETISYNLTLESFDDTQILVVPVKIYSQLKDKYPLIANYTLNLIAKRFNSLINILEQALFTPLHHRVKMFLKENAKEGKITFTHEEIALHLGSTREVISRILKTMQKEGFIQQNRKEITLLKAL from the coding sequence TTGGATAAGGAAAAAATTTTAAAAGAATATTTTAAAAACTATAATCTTGAAAACAAAGACTTTGAAGCTATGGTGGAAAAATCATACTTTAAAGAATTTGACAAAAATACAATTTTAGATGATTGTTTAGGATTTGTGATAGTTTTAAAAGGGGGATTTCGTGCATTTATTTTAGGTCAAAATGCTAAAGAAATCACTGTTTTTAAACTGAAACAAAATGAAGAATGTGTCATTTGTTCTCATTGTATCTTTGAAACTATATCTTATAATCTCACCTTAGAAAGTTTTGATGATACTCAAATTTTAGTTGTTCCTGTAAAAATATATTCTCAACTAAAAGATAAATATCCTTTGATAGCAAATTACACTCTTAATCTTATTGCCAAACGCTTTAATTCTTTGATCAATATTTTAGAGCAAGCCCTTTTTACTCCTCTTCATCATAGGGTTAAAATGTTTCTTAAAGAAAATGCAAAAGAAGGAAAAATCACTTTCACTCATGAAGAAATAGCTTTGCATTTAGGTAGCACTAGAGAGGTTATTTCACGAATTTTAAAAACAATGCAAAAAGAAGGTTTTATTCAGCAAAATCGTAAAGAGATTACACTTTTAAAAGCTTTGTGA
- a CDS encoding cytochrome d ubiquinol oxidase subunit II, with product MFFGLELGGLQIYWWVILSLLGGLLVFMFFVQGGQTLIDELSSDELEKTMLVNSLGRKWELGFTTLVLFGGAAFAAFPLFYSTSFGGAYWAWLCILFCFILQAVAYEYRKKENNVYGSKTYEVFLKINGYLGVFLIGVAISSFFSGSHFVLNEHNFVSWQNPLRGLELLFNPFNYLLGIALVFLSRILGAAYFMNNIKDENIKAKAVKKLSINSILFLPFFLGFLAWIFIKEGFGVDEKGIVSMAENVYLYNFLDNILFAILFIIGVVFVLLGMIQGSKGCSKTIFTLGFGSVLAVFALFLSIGLGSSAFYPSLSDLQSSLTIHNASSSYYTLSVMAYVSLLVPFVLAYIVYVWNAMDRVKITREEMKDSEHLY from the coding sequence ATGTTTTTCGGTTTAGAACTTGGGGGACTACAAATTTATTGGTGGGTGATTTTAAGTTTATTGGGCGGACTTTTGGTCTTTATGTTTTTTGTTCAAGGAGGTCAAACCTTAATTGATGAATTAAGTTCTGATGAACTTGAAAAAACAATGCTTGTAAATTCACTTGGCCGTAAATGGGAGCTTGGTTTTACTACTCTTGTGCTTTTTGGTGGTGCTGCTTTTGCTGCTTTTCCACTTTTTTATAGCACAAGTTTTGGTGGAGCTTATTGGGCTTGGCTTTGTATTTTATTTTGCTTTATTTTGCAAGCTGTTGCTTATGAGTATCGTAAAAAAGAAAACAATGTTTATGGTTCTAAAACCTATGAAGTTTTTCTTAAAATTAATGGTTATTTAGGAGTGTTTTTAATCGGGGTTGCAATAAGCAGTTTTTTTAGTGGATCGCATTTTGTATTAAATGAACACAATTTTGTTTCTTGGCAAAATCCTTTACGCGGTTTGGAGCTTTTGTTTAATCCTTTTAATTATCTTTTGGGTATTGCTTTGGTGTTTTTATCTAGAATTTTGGGTGCTGCTTATTTTATGAATAATATCAAAGATGAAAATATTAAAGCAAAAGCTGTTAAAAAACTTAGTATAAATAGTATTTTATTTTTACCTTTTTTCTTAGGATTTTTGGCATGGATTTTTATAAAAGAAGGTTTTGGAGTAGATGAAAAGGGCATTGTGAGTATGGCTGAAAATGTATATTTATACAATTTTTTAGATAATATTCTTTTTGCTATTTTATTTATCATTGGAGTTGTATTTGTGCTTTTAGGTATGATACAAGGATCAAAGGGATGTTCTAAAACGATTTTTACTTTAGGTTTTGGATCGGTTTTAGCTGTTTTTGCTTTATTTTTAAGCATAGGGCTTGGATCAAGTGCTTTTTATCCTTCGCTTAGTGATTTACAAAGTTCTTTAACCATACACAATGCGAGTTCGAGTTATTACACCCTTAGTGTAATGGCTTATGTATCTTTGCTTGTGCCTTTTGTTTTAGCTTATATTGTTTATGTTTGGAATGCAATGGATAGAGTAAAAATCACTCGCGAAGAAATGAAAGACAGCGAACACTTATATTAA
- a CDS encoding aspartate/glutamate racemase family protein, producing MKTIGIIGGMSFESTITYYKTINEAINKQLGNLNSAKILLYSVNFEEIANLQKNGEWEKAAQILGECAKKLELGGADFILIATNTMHKIFHQIQKNTKIPLVHIAQSTAKILKQQNIHTIGLLGTQYTMMEDFYKNVLKEENIKTITPNQNDMQELSDIIFNELCRGKIKENSKEKYLKIIQKLKDEGAQGIVLGCTEIGLLISQKDTSIPIFDTALIHALDAVNLALKD from the coding sequence GTGAAAACGATAGGTATTATAGGTGGAATGAGTTTTGAAAGCACCATCACTTACTATAAAACTATAAACGAAGCCATTAACAAACAACTAGGCAATTTAAATTCCGCAAAAATTTTACTCTATAGTGTCAATTTTGAAGAAATAGCAAATTTGCAAAAAAATGGCGAGTGGGAAAAAGCTGCACAAATTTTAGGAGAGTGTGCTAAAAAACTAGAACTTGGTGGAGCTGATTTTATACTTATTGCCACCAACACCATGCATAAAATTTTTCATCAAATTCAAAAAAATACAAAAATTCCTCTCGTTCACATTGCTCAAAGTACAGCTAAAATTCTAAAACAACAAAATATACATACCATAGGCTTACTAGGCACTCAATATACTATGATGGAAGATTTTTATAAAAATGTATTAAAAGAAGAAAATATAAAAACAATTACTCCAAATCAAAACGATATGCAAGAACTAAGTGATATCATCTTTAATGAACTTTGTAGGGGGAAAATTAAAGAAAATTCTAAAGAAAAATACCTAAAAATTATCCAAAAACTAAAAGATGAAGGTGCTCAAGGTATAGTTTTAGGCTGCACAGAGATTGGATTGTTGATTTCTCAAAAAGATACAAGCATTCCGATTTTTGATACAGCCCTAATCCATGCCCTTGATGCTGTAAATTTGGCTTTAAAAGATTAA
- the lpoB gene encoding penicillin-binding protein activator LpoB, producing MKKIKILGAIIAGSLLLGGCVQTTYTDGKATQVKKGDALTLGLDRQDFENAAETMIASMLSDPAFANIKPGQRKVIAIGRVVNDTPQRIDTEKLTAKITSALRKSGKFVLTSAVAAGGALDSMSEDVRELRDNDEFNQKTIAKKGTLVSPDFSLAGKIRQDNVKLSNGKTQVEYFFLLRLTDLNSGLVYWEDEQTIDKTGSSKSVTW from the coding sequence ATGAAAAAGATAAAAATTTTAGGAGCGATTATTGCAGGATCTTTGCTTTTAGGTGGATGTGTACAGACTACTTATACAGACGGAAAAGCTACTCAGGTAAAAAAAGGAGATGCTTTAACTTTGGGTCTTGATAGACAAGATTTTGAAAATGCTGCTGAAACTATGATAGCCAGTATGCTTAGCGATCCAGCTTTTGCAAATATTAAGCCCGGACAAAGAAAAGTTATTGCTATTGGTAGAGTAGTAAATGATACTCCACAAAGAATTGATACTGAAAAGCTTACAGCAAAAATTACTTCAGCTTTAAGAAAATCAGGTAAATTTGTTTTAACTTCAGCCGTTGCAGCAGGTGGAGCACTTGATAGTATGAGCGAAGATGTAAGAGAATTAAGAGATAATGATGAATTTAATCAAAAAACTATAGCCAAAAAAGGCACTTTAGTGTCTCCAGATTTTTCTCTTGCGGGAAAAATTAGACAAGATAATGTAAAACTTAGCAATGGTAAAACTCAAGTAGAATACTTCTTCTTATTAAGACTTACTGACTTAAATTCAGGCCTTGTATATTGGGAAGATGAGCAAACTATCGATAAAACAGGATCTAGTAAATCAGTGACTTGGTAA
- the rplU gene encoding 50S ribosomal protein L21: protein MYAIIKHSGKQYKVSVGDELKLDHFEAESKANIEVSEVLAINDKELKVGAPFVAGAKVVLEVINHGKDKKVVIYKKRRRKDSKLKRGFRRQFTRVVVKDIKA from the coding sequence ATGTATGCTATTATTAAACACAGCGGAAAGCAGTATAAAGTTAGCGTTGGCGATGAGTTAAAGCTAGATCACTTTGAAGCTGAAAGCAAAGCAAATATTGAAGTAAGCGAAGTTCTTGCTATCAATGATAAAGAATTAAAGGTAGGTGCGCCTTTCGTAGCAGGTGCAAAAGTTGTTTTGGAAGTGATTAATCACGGAAAAGATAAAAAAGTTGTGATTTATAAAAAAAGACGCAGAAAAGATTCTAAACTTAAACGCGGTTTTAGAAGACAATTCACTCGCGTTGTAGTAAAAGATATCAAAGCTTAA
- a CDS encoding anaerobic C4-dicarboxylate transporter, with the protein MDTIMIILQIIVLLGAIFIGIRLGGIAIGYAGGLGVVVLGLVLGMKPGNIPWDVILIIAAAIAAISAMQQAGGLDYMVRVTEKILRSKPKFINYLAPACGWLLTILAGTGNAVFSLMPVVVDVAKSQNIKPSAPLSLMVVSSQIGITASPVSAAVVYMSGVLEPLGWNYPTLIGIWIGTTFIACMITAFIVSLITPMDLSKDPVYQERLKAGLVKDAGAILHGEDKPGAKLSVGIFLITVLAVVLYATAISSNIKWIDPVIVPRDAAIMSFLLTAATLITWLCKVEPGKILDTSVFKSGMTACICVFGVAWLGNTFVAGHEASIKEVAGDWVKQSPAMLAVAFFFASMLLYSQAATAKAIVPVIVTALGISATNPQDSYMLVACFAAVSALFVLPTYPTLLGAVQMDDTGTTRIGKFIFNHSFFIPGVLAIAIAVALGFVAAPMLM; encoded by the coding sequence ATGGATACAATAATGATAATTTTGCAAATAATCGTTCTCCTTGGAGCAATTTTTATAGGAATTCGCTTAGGAGGTATAGCCATAGGCTATGCAGGAGGACTTGGTGTTGTTGTTTTGGGGCTTGTTTTGGGAATGAAACCAGGAAATATTCCTTGGGATGTAATTTTAATCATAGCTGCAGCTATTGCAGCTATTTCTGCGATGCAACAAGCTGGTGGGCTTGATTATATGGTTAGGGTTACAGAAAAAATTTTAAGATCTAAGCCTAAATTTATTAATTATCTTGCCCCAGCTTGCGGATGGTTGCTTACTATCTTGGCAGGAACGGGAAATGCTGTATTTTCTTTAATGCCTGTTGTAGTTGATGTGGCAAAATCTCAAAATATCAAACCAAGTGCCCCGCTTTCGTTGATGGTCGTATCTTCGCAAATTGGTATCACCGCATCTCCTGTAAGTGCGGCTGTGGTTTATATGAGCGGGGTTTTAGAACCACTAGGATGGAATTATCCAACCTTGATTGGAATTTGGATAGGTACTACTTTTATAGCTTGCATGATAACTGCTTTTATAGTGAGTTTAATCACTCCTATGGATTTAAGCAAAGATCCAGTTTATCAAGAACGCTTAAAAGCAGGTCTTGTTAAAGATGCAGGTGCTATCTTACATGGCGAGGATAAGCCAGGTGCTAAACTTTCAGTAGGAATTTTTCTTATTACTGTTTTAGCGGTTGTGCTTTATGCAACTGCGATTTCAAGCAATATTAAATGGATTGATCCAGTAATTGTTCCAAGAGATGCAGCTATCATGAGCTTTTTGCTTACTGCGGCGACTTTGATTACTTGGCTTTGCAAGGTTGAACCTGGTAAGATTCTTGATACAAGCGTCTTTAAAAGTGGTATGACAGCTTGCATTTGTGTTTTTGGTGTAGCATGGCTTGGAAATACTTTTGTTGCAGGGCATGAAGCTTCTATTAAAGAAGTAGCAGGTGATTGGGTAAAACAAAGCCCAGCTATGCTTGCGGTGGCTTTTTTCTTTGCAAGTATGCTTTTATATTCTCAAGCGGCAACTGCAAAGGCTATTGTACCTGTAATCGTTACTGCTTTAGGAATTAGCGCAACAAATCCACAGGATTCTTATATGCTTGTAGCTTGTTTTGCGGCAGTTTCAGCACTTTTTGTGCTTCCGACTTATCCTACTTTATTAGGTGCTGTGCAAATGGATGATACAGGTACTACTAGAATCGGAAAATTTATCTTCAATCACTCTTTCTTTATACCAGGAGTTTTAGCTATCGCAATCGCTGTAGCTTTAGGCTTTGTAGCCGCTCCTATGTTAATGTAG
- a CDS encoding YcfL family protein: MNKLFLIVVSIFLGACGPTYQIGTSVPNGVVLSSTLPNSLVKQFQKRLNSNGYLEFEVILRSTFAKDIIYKVDWLDKDGFVLRDVLTEDYQVLRIPAGQEVILRKLAPDIRAKDFRLEIKAKN; encoded by the coding sequence ATGAATAAATTGTTTTTAATTGTTGTATCAATTTTTTTAGGGGCTTGTGGCCCTACTTATCAAATCGGTACAAGTGTTCCTAATGGTGTAGTTTTAAGTTCAACTTTGCCAAATAGTTTAGTAAAGCAGTTTCAAAAGCGTTTAAATAGTAATGGTTATTTAGAATTTGAAGTGATTTTACGCAGCACTTTTGCTAAAGATATAATTTATAAAGTGGATTGGTTAGATAAAGATGGTTTTGTACTCCGAGATGTTTTAACTGAGGATTATCAAGTTCTTAGAATTCCGGCGGGACAAGAGGTGATTCTTCGTAAGCTTGCACCTGATATAAGAGCGAAGGATTTTAGATTGGAAATTAAAGCAAAAAATTAA
- the rpmA gene encoding 50S ribosomal protein L27 encodes MAHKKGQGSTQNNRDSIGRRLGVKKFGGEFVRAGNIIIRQRGTATHAGNNVGIGKDHTIFALIDGFVKFERKDKDRKKVSVYPA; translated from the coding sequence ATGGCACACAAGAAAGGTCAGGGTTCAACTCAAAATAACCGCGATTCTATAGGTCGTCGCTTAGGTGTTAAAAAATTTGGTGGTGAATTCGTTAGAGCAGGAAATATCATCATTCGCCAAAGAGGAACTGCAACTCATGCAGGAAATAATGTAGGCATAGGAAAAGATCACACTATCTTTGCTTTAATTGATGGTTTTGTGAAATTTGAAAGAAAAGACAAAGACAGAAAAAAAGTTTCTGTATATCCTGCATAA
- the aspA gene encoding aspartate ammonia-lyase, whose translation MGTRKEHDFIGELEISDEVYYGVQTFRAVENFNISHERLKDFPRFVRALARVKKAAAMANYELGLLDKDIQDAIIKACDKILEGGYYDQFVVDMIQGGAGTSTNMNANEVIANIALELMGHKKGEYQYLHPNDHVNLSQSTNDAYPTALHLALHDYLSDLAKAMEHLKKAYERKAEEFKDVLKMGRTQLQDAVPMTLGREFKTFAVMMGEDIQRVLEARKLILEINLGGTAIGTGINSHPNYPKVVERKIREVTGFEYTVAEDLIEATQDTGAYVQISGVLKRVATKLSKVCNDLRLLSSGPKCGLNEINLPKMQPGSSIMPGKVNPVIPEVVNQVCYAVIGADVTVTFASEGGQLQLNVFEPVIAYSLFNSIVMLEKAMHTLADKCIDGISANEKICSDFVYNSVGIVTALNPYIGYENSASIAKEAMSTGKKVADIALERGLLSKEQIDEILTPANMLNPHMEAKK comes from the coding sequence ATGGGAACAAGAAAAGAGCACGATTTTATCGGGGAATTAGAAATTTCTGATGAGGTTTATTATGGAGTGCAAACCTTTAGAGCGGTGGAAAATTTTAATATTTCACACGAGAGGTTAAAGGATTTCCCACGCTTTGTAAGAGCTTTAGCAAGGGTTAAAAAAGCAGCTGCTATGGCAAATTATGAATTAGGTCTTTTAGATAAAGATATCCAAGATGCTATCATTAAAGCTTGCGATAAAATTTTAGAGGGCGGATATTATGATCAATTTGTAGTTGATATGATACAAGGTGGAGCTGGAACAAGTACAAATATGAATGCCAATGAAGTTATAGCCAATATAGCACTTGAGCTTATGGGCCATAAAAAAGGTGAGTATCAATACCTTCATCCAAACGATCATGTAAATTTAAGCCAAAGTACAAATGATGCTTATCCTACTGCTTTGCATCTTGCTTTGCATGATTATCTAAGTGATTTAGCAAAAGCTATGGAGCATCTTAAAAAGGCTTATGAGAGAAAAGCAGAAGAATTTAAAGATGTATTAAAAATGGGTAGAACTCAACTTCAAGATGCAGTACCTATGACTTTGGGTCGCGAGTTTAAAACTTTTGCTGTGATGATGGGTGAAGATATACAAAGAGTTTTAGAAGCTAGAAAACTAATTTTAGAAATCAATCTAGGTGGAACAGCTATAGGAACAGGTATTAATTCTCATCCTAATTATCCAAAAGTAGTAGAAAGAAAAATAAGAGAAGTAACCGGCTTTGAATACACTGTGGCAGAAGATCTTATCGAAGCAACTCAAGATACAGGAGCTTATGTCCAAATTTCAGGTGTTTTAAAACGCGTTGCCACAAAACTTTCTAAAGTATGTAATGACTTAAGACTTTTAAGCAGTGGTCCAAAATGCGGTCTTAATGAAATCAATTTGCCAAAAATGCAACCAGGTAGCTCTATCATGCCAGGTAAAGTAAATCCTGTTATCCCTGAGGTTGTAAATCAAGTTTGTTACGCAGTAATTGGAGCAGATGTAACCGTTACTTTTGCAAGTGAAGGCGGACAATTACAGCTTAATGTTTTTGAACCTGTAATTGCTTATAGCTTGTTTAATTCTATTGTTATGCTTGAAAAAGCAATGCATACTTTAGCAGATAAATGTATAGATGGCATTAGTGCTAATGAAAAAATTTGTTCTGATTTTGTTTATAACTCAGTAGGAATCGTAACTGCTTTAAATCCTTATATAGGTTATGAAAATTCAGCCAGCATTGCTAAAGAGGCTATGAGTACAGGTAAAAAAGTAGCTGATATCGCACTTGAAAGAGGGCTTTTAAGTAAGGAACAAATTGATGAAATTTTAACTCCTGCAAATATGTTAAATCCACATATGGAAGCTAAAAAATAA
- a CDS encoding DUF6844 domain-containing protein: MKKILFISSLVMASLLYAQGSQPIEITQQDISTQNEMSDASTKDITPKSLDDFFEEFADNFGIEYSITKDGKTFYTGKSTVAVNDTDPQFAQALQNAYQKAMLNLQTEFIRDAFGRIATSKIQNYEADNSTNAKEFDELPKGDRVDQILNKLTQLAGAQLDNALKDLGIDVSALSEERKKSLLKEEFISKTMTSAVGSMSGLVPVQTIVTQRRGEYDVGVIAIVSDKTRQLAKDMALARKSVIKGKGKVVSEYLPKDQKGFLNEYGIRLVYDENGAPIILSYGNWGYVADPSNAKKTNILEDRAKDTAITMADAAIVEFINTNLSLKDERTTGDSYEEIIKQSVNVNDGTIEEETKNITNIIDKINTKVKSSASGKIRGIRTLKKWSYTSENGVEHVGAVRFYSYANLANTNEALNQKSNISKNEPKKSSNIQRSSNVVNSMDDF; the protein is encoded by the coding sequence ATGAAAAAAATATTATTTATCAGTTCTTTAGTTATGGCAAGTTTACTTTATGCACAAGGTTCTCAACCTATAGAGATTACACAACAAGATATAAGTACACAAAATGAAATGTCTGATGCTAGCACCAAAGATATCACTCCAAAATCTTTAGATGATTTTTTTGAAGAGTTTGCAGATAACTTTGGTATAGAATATAGCATAACCAAAGATGGAAAAACTTTTTATACTGGAAAAAGCACCGTTGCGGTAAATGATACCGACCCACAATTTGCACAAGCTTTACAAAATGCTTATCAAAAAGCAATGTTAAATTTACAAACCGAATTTATAAGAGATGCTTTTGGAAGGATTGCTACAAGTAAAATTCAAAACTATGAAGCTGACAATTCTACAAATGCTAAGGAATTTGATGAACTTCCAAAAGGCGATAGAGTCGATCAAATTTTAAATAAATTAACCCAATTAGCAGGTGCTCAGCTAGATAATGCCTTGAAGGATTTGGGTATAGATGTAAGTGCTTTAAGCGAAGAGAGAAAAAAGAGTTTATTAAAAGAAGAATTTATTAGTAAAACTATGACAAGTGCAGTAGGCTCAATGAGTGGGCTTGTTCCTGTACAAACTATAGTAACTCAAAGAAGGGGTGAATATGATGTAGGTGTTATTGCCATAGTATCTGATAAAACACGACAACTTGCTAAAGATATGGCATTAGCAAGGAAAAGTGTTATCAAGGGTAAAGGTAAAGTAGTAAGTGAATATTTACCAAAAGACCAAAAAGGTTTTTTAAATGAGTATGGTATTCGTTTGGTCTATGATGAAAATGGTGCGCCTATTATTTTAAGTTATGGAAATTGGGGTTATGTGGCTGATCCTAGTAATGCCAAAAAAACAAATATTTTAGAAGATAGAGCCAAAGATACAGCTATCACTATGGCGGATGCCGCTATTGTTGAATTTATTAATACAAATTTAAGTCTTAAAGATGAAAGAACTACAGGCGATAGTTATGAAGAGATTATAAAACAAAGCGTAAATGTTAACGATGGAACAATTGAAGAGGAAACTAAAAATATTACAAATATCATTGATAAGATTAATACTAAAGTAAAATCAAGTGCAAGTGGAAAAATTCGCGGTATTCGTACTCTTAAGAAATGGAGCTATACAAGCGAAAATGGTGTAGAACATGTAGGTGCTGTAAGATTTTATTCTTATGCTAATTTAGCCAATACAAATGAAGCATTAAATCAAAAATCTAATATAAGCAAAAATGAGCCTAAGAAGTCTTCAAACATACAAAGAAGTTCTAATGTTGTAAATAGTATGGATGATTTTTAA